From the Streptomyces sp. NBC_00390 genome, the window ATCCGACCCGCATACCGCTGGTCATCCACCGCCGGCAGAGCGACTGACCACCACCCGCCAAGGGCCGCTTCCGGTGCCGGGCCCCGACCGTAGCGGCCGGGGCCCGCGTTTGAATGGAGTCTCTCGTGGCCCCAGATCACTGCCGCGAAGGATGTGTTGAAGGCACGGCTCAGCGCCACCATCCCTCCCTGGCCTCGTCCGTGACGCCGGTGCCGTAGGCCCGGTGCACGACCACTCCAGGTCCTTCGAGCGGATCTCAGGACTGCGTCGGCGGGCTGGAGGTGAAGGTGGGCGCGGGCAACCAATCAATGTCCTCGTCGGCTGTGTATCTCATGCCCACTGGTGAGAAGACAGCCGGCAAAGACTGGGGGCAGCTCACGCCGAGTACCGGCTCCCACAGAACCTCAGCCAGCGGCATCCGAAGCCGCACGTCAGGCAGCCGCGACAGGATCCGTTCAACCGCTGTCGCCACCAGGAGACCCACCACCCTCTGGGCGCCAATCGGCAGGGCGCCCTGGACAGCTCCGGCGTCTCCCGACGCCGGACCGGTGGCACGGCCGCCGGACGAGGGAATGCAGCGGCTCAACTCGAGGATGGTTCTGGACGTGGCGGTGGCGGTGATGCCCAGGAGAAGCCGGTGTACCAGGCGGGGTATGTCCGCGTGCCGCTCGGGCGGGGCGTGGTGAAGCATCCACGAGACAAGGTCGGGCCCTGCTGCCTGGGCCTTCTCGGCAACCAGATGCTCGCAGACGCTCTTTATGGTCTTGTGGGCGCCCTCCGGATGCGAGGAGCGGCCCATGAGTGCTGGCAGCGACTGCCCAATGTCTGCGGCGTAGCGCTCGTCCATGCCGAGCAGGCCGGCAGTGACCTGGATGGGTAGTGGGCGGGCGTATCGCAGGACCAAGTCCTCCCGCCCGGCCGGGGCGAACTCGTCGACGAACTCGTCGGCGATGTGCACCACGTAGGAACCGGTGGCTGGGCCGAGCTCACGCAGTGCCCGCCCCACGTAGCTGGGCCAGATGCTCATGCTCTCCGCGTCCATAGGGAAGTTGCATGGTAATTGTGCAAGGCGGCGCCGCGCAGGCGCCGGAAGTGGTGCAAGGCGGCGAAGGCACGCTGGACGACTCAACATCGGTTGCCAGCCCAGGCCTTCTTCTTGGCTCTCGCGACGCCCGGCAGCCCTTTGAGTGCCGACTTCCGCTCAGTACTATTCCCCCTAGTTGATCACTCACCGTGCAGTTCCAGCCATGGTCTGTACATCCCCCAGAGTGCTCGCGCGCGCCAACGACTGAAAGGGAATCACGAGTGAGGCCTGCACTGGCAGTTCCCCCCATATACGCTCCCATCCCTCCCGCCGTGCACCCGAACCACGCAGCAATCGACGCCCGGACCGCCGCCTGGGCCGACACCTTCAACATCGGATCACCCGAGTGGCGAAGCCGCCTCGTCACCCAGGACATCGGCGTGTTCGCCGCCCGCATCCTTCCGGAGGGGCAGGAGGAGGTCGTCTCCCTTCTCTCCGACTTCGTCATCTGGCTCTTCGGCGTGGACGACGGCTACTGCGAGGAAGGCAATCTCGGCGACAAGCCGGGCGAGCTGGCAGCGGCCCTCCAGCGGCTGCTGCGCATTGCGCAGAACCCCGAGGCTCCCATGCTCACGGACGATCCCCTCGCCGAGGGACTGAGGGACCTCACGCTGCGGGTCTCCCGCTGCGGAACCGCTCTCCAGGCCGGGCGCTGGGTGGACACTCTGCGCGAGTACTTCTTCGCCGTGGTGTGGGAGGCCGAGAACCGGGCCGCGGGCCGGGTCCCCGGGCTGAACGACTACGCACTGATGCGCCTCTACGACGGCGCGACATCCGTGGTGCAGCCGTTCCTGGAGATGGGCTACGGATTCGAGCTCCAGCCTCACGACCGGGACAGCAAAGCAGTGCGCGCCGCCTCCGAGATGACGTCGTTCATCACCACGTGGGACAACGACATCTACTCCCACCACAAGGAGAGCCGCGGAACGAACTACTACGTCAACGTGATCCGCGTCCTGGAGCACGAGTACGCATTGAGCCCGGACCAGGCTCTGACCAAGGCCATAGCCCAACGCGACCGGGTGATGTGCCTCTTCCTGAGCCTGCGCGCGAAGCTGGACGACGAGGGCAGCCCCCAGGTGCGGCGGTACCTGAGTAACCTCGCCTCCTTCATCCGGGCGACCCAGGACTGGAGCGTCAGCTCCCTGCGCTACACCACTCCCGACGACCCGGCCGCCCTTTCCTCGTCGTTCTCCGACCGGCCGACCGACGACAGCTCCGACCCGCTGGACATCCCGTCGGTCTCCTGGTGGTGGGACCTGGTGCCTGCCTCCCGGACTGCCCCCCTGGAGCAGTCCCGCACTCCTCGCAGGCCTCGGCGCGCACCGCAGTAGCAGCCCAGCCAGAGCACGGACCGCTGGCTCGTGGCCTGTGCGGGCGGCGACAGATCTGGCACACGAGTGCCCCCGAACCACACGCCTCGGTCGGGGGCCCTCGGTGTATCCACCCGCTCAGGCCCTGATGGCGACCTCCTTGACGCGGGCCTGGTCGCCGGCGCAGAAACTGGCCAGAAGCCGCTGGAGCCCGTACAGCGAGATGGAGCCCATGGTGGGGATGGCGTCGGTCGTCGCCAGGATGACGTCGGGGAAGCGGACGAAGAGCTGGCCTACGGCGACCTCCGCCTCGAGCTTGCCGAGGGCTGCGTGCAGGCAGTAGTGCCCGGCCAATCACGGCGTCCACCGGTCCATCGGCCTTCAGCGACGCCACCAGCGCCACGGGCACAGAACGCCCGGGGCGCGGCTCAAGGGGCGAAGCCCTTCTGCGCAGCGCCGGCAGCGCTCGGGCCTTCAGCCGTCACCGTCAGCCCGAGCCCGCCCGGCGAAGGTGCGGCGAAGGCTCCCGACGTGCGAGGATCGGCGATGAACAACAGGGGTGGGTGGTGCGTCGTGGTGCGGGTGAAGGACAGACAGTGGCGGCAGATAGGTGCCGCACTGGTGGTGGCAGGAGTCGTCGCAACAGGATGCAGCTCCAAGCCCGACAGCTCTCCATCGGACGGGGCGAAGGCGGTCGTCCTGGACAAGAAGCAGGTTGCCGCGGCGCTGCCCGGCGTGGACGCTGTGCCGTCCGGTTGGACGAAGGCGCAAGCGCCGCAGCGCGACGACGCGGCACATGACGCCGGGCGC encodes:
- a CDS encoding selina-4(15),7(11)-diene synthase, whose translation is MRPALAVPPIYAPIPPAVHPNHAAIDARTAAWADTFNIGSPEWRSRLVTQDIGVFAARILPEGQEEVVSLLSDFVIWLFGVDDGYCEEGNLGDKPGELAAALQRLLRIAQNPEAPMLTDDPLAEGLRDLTLRVSRCGTALQAGRWVDTLREYFFAVVWEAENRAAGRVPGLNDYALMRLYDGATSVVQPFLEMGYGFELQPHDRDSKAVRAASEMTSFITTWDNDIYSHHKESRGTNYYVNVIRVLEHEYALSPDQALTKAIAQRDRVMCLFLSLRAKLDDEGSPQVRRYLSNLASFIRATQDWSVSSLRYTTPDDPAALSSSFSDRPTDDSSDPLDIPSVSWWWDLVPASRTAPLEQSRTPRRPRRAPQ